In Neodiprion pinetum isolate iyNeoPine1 chromosome 6, iyNeoPine1.2, whole genome shotgun sequence, one genomic interval encodes:
- the scf gene encoding calumenin, with the protein MPRTLFTLGSVFLVIVTVRAIPKPDEVQDRVLDKDLSDQEHFINSQHNPTYDHEAFLGEEAKTFDQLSPEESRRRLGIIVDKIDKDKDGFVTQEELKDWIKYTQQRYIQDDVDRQWTTHNPEDKEKLPWQEYRSLVYGFMDDAGDDLPEKTEDDNFSYAAMLKRDRRRWSVADKDGDDALTKEEFTGFLHPEESDDMRDVVVLETMEDIDKDADGKISVTEYIGDMYRGGADEEEPEWVKNEREQFSTYRDKDGDGFMDVEEVKNWIIPADFDHAEAESRHLIYEADGDADQKLTKEEILEKYDIFVGSQATDFGEALARHDEF; encoded by the exons ATGCCGCGGACATTATTTACACTCGGTAGTGTGTTCTTGGTTATTGTTACCGTCAGGGCGATTCCGAAGCCAGATGAAGTTCAGGATCGTGTATTAGACAAG GACCTTAGCGACCAGGAACACTTTATTAATTCACAACACAATCCGACGTACGATCATGAGGCTTTTCTTGGTGAGGAGGCCAAGACATTTGATCAGCTGAGTCCTGAGGAGAGCAGAAGACGCCTCGGTATAATAGTTGATAAAATTGACAAAGATAAAGACGGATTTGTGACCCAAGAGGAGCTCAAGGACTGGATAAAGTACACCCAACAACGTTACATCCAAGACGACGTTGACCGTCAATGGACGACACATAATCCAGAGGACAAGGAAAAGCTGCCTTGGCAAGAATACCGCAGCTTGGTATACGGATTTATGGACGATGCCGGGGACGATTTACCTGAAAAAACCGAGGACGATAATTTCTCATATGCTGCTATGCTCAAGAGAGATCGCCGACGGTGGTCGGTAGCTGACAAAGACGGTGACGATGCCTTGACCAAAGAAGAATTTACCGGATTTCTTCATCCAGAAGAATCTGATGATATGCGGGATGTTGTTGTCCTCGAGACAATGGAGGATATCGATAAAGATGCTGATGGAAAAATATCCGTCACTGAATATATTG GCGACATGTACAGGGGAGGAGCTGACGAGGAAGAACCAGAATGGGTAAAGAATGAAAGGGAGCAGTTTTCTACTTACAGAGACAAGGATGGTGATGGCTTCATGGATGTTGAGGAG GTAAAGAATTGGATCATCCCAGCAGACTTTGATCACGCGGAAGCAGAATCCCGGCATTTGATTTATGAGGCAGACGGTGATGCTGATCAAAAACTTACCAAAGAAGAGATCTTAGAGAAATATGACATTTTCGTTGGTTCGCAAGCAACTGATTTTGGAGAGGCTTTGGCGAGACAcgatgaattttaa
- the LOC124221870 gene encoding uncharacterized protein has product MRKFYFFALLYLCFFCHLAASADTTDTEDDTPYCLHFTWLGPLYDKTSTVNISCDDYTGTPCIEPLIVTNDGSEPNVTYMWANYNRSIIGCPLRSGYSCIKYTYVYDNAVINASYFCGKMIQDTTTALTSGCYEQKITSHTIGACACRTNAGEAPCNASTTNIASICTQTLLFLLFLISCYGNMFS; this is encoded by the exons ATGCGGAAATTTTACTTCTTCGCATTactttatttatgttttttttgtcatttagCAG CATCTGCAGACACAACTGACACTGAGGATGATACTCCATATTGCCTACATTTTACTTGGCTTGGACCGTTGTATGACAAGACCAGCACTGTCAATATTTCTTGCGACGATTATACCGGTACACCATGCATCGAACCACTGATTGTTACGA ATGATGGTAGTGAACCAAATGTAACATACATGTGGGCAAATTATAATCGCTCAATAATCGGATGCCCGTTAAGGTCTGGCTACAGTTGCATAAAATATACTTATGTGTATGATAATGCAG tGATAAATGCTTCTTACTTTTGTGGTAAAATGATCCAGGATACTACAACTGCTTTGACGTCGGGTTGCTATGAGCAAAAG ATTACCAGCCACACGATCGGTGCCTGTGCGTGCCGAACTAACGCTGGAGAAGCACCCTGTAACGCATCTACTACGAATATTGCATCCATTTGCACTCAGACACTGCTTTTCTTACTGTTCCTAATTTCTTGTTATGGAAATATGTTTTCATAG
- the LOC124221867 gene encoding phenoloxidase-activating factor 2 isoform X1 codes for MFKYRVNYTCRSFVLFLVIQNCYESTFGQTQTIVFAQMTMQTQPPPSNTAAGMSGMSCKCVPMGTCAAPTAAGIDIRIVNMGSTACTSGLQYCCTSNGNTASQLNDAACGRRKIPLTTQAPGIASYGAYPWQAALLMPNNNYIGSGVLLDSNNVLTAAHKVATLSNNGFKVRLGEWDAQSLSEQYPYQEYNVAKVFVHPSFNAQNLQNDVAIIRLSSTVPISSSPGISTICPPTGMPAAQTRCWVSGWGKNAFGPNGAYQSIMKEVDVPILDQGNCENRLRGTRLGQFFNLSRDSFMCAGGEANKDACTGDGGSPLVCQIQGQWQLVGLVAWGIGCAMSGVPGVYVNVPNYLTWIMQQIGRTD; via the exons ATGTTCAAATATCGCGTTAATTATACATGCCGTTCCTTCGTATTGTTTCTTGTCATTCAAAACTGTTACGAAAGTACATTTGGCCAAACACAGACCATTGTCTTTGCCCAAATGACTATGCAGACACAGCCACCCCCTTCCAACACCGCAg CAGGGATGAGTGGCATGTCGTGCAAATGCGTTCCAATGGGCACATGTGCAGCGCCTACCGCAGCCGGAATTGATATACGAATCGTGAATATG GGTTCAACTGCCTGTACTAGCGGGCTTCAATATTGCTGCACATCAAATGGAAATACGGCGTCTCAACTAAACGACGCTGCTTGTGGTAGGAGGAAAATTCCACTGACAACACAAGCCCCAGGAATAGCGAGTTACGGTGCTTATCCGTGGCAAGCGGCTTTATTAATGCCGAATAACAATTATATTGGGTCTGGCGTTCTCTTGGATTCTAATAACGTTTTGACTGCTGCCCACAAAGTGGCTACACTCTC AAACAATGGCTTCAAAGTAAGACTCGGCGAATGGGATGCTCAAAGTTTGTCCGAGCAGTATCCGTACCAAGAATACAACGTGGCTAAAGTATTCGTTCACCCCTCGTTCAACGcgcaaaatttgcaaaatgatGTTGCAATTATAAGACTGAGTAGCACTGTTCCCATCTCCTCGAGTCCTGGAATAAGTACGATATGCCCTCCTACAGGAATGCCTGCGGCACAGACAag ATGCTGGGTTTCTGGATGGGGGAAAAATGCATTCGGACCAAATGGCGCCTACCAAAGTATCATGAAAGAAGTTGATGTACCCATTCTAGATCAAGGAAATTGCGAAAACCGACTGAGAGGAACGAGACTTggccaatttttcaatttaagtCGAGACAGCTTTATGTGCGCTGGTGGAGAAGCTAACAAGGACGCGTGCACG GGTGATGGTGGATCCCCATTGGTATGCCAAATACAGGGACAATGGCAACTTGTTGGCTTAGTTGCTTGGGGAATCGGATGTGCAATGTCGGGTGTACCCGGAGTATACGTAAATGTACCAAACTACCTCACTTGGATAATGCAGCAAATTGGCAGAACTGATTGA
- the LOC124221867 gene encoding phenoloxidase-activating factor 2 isoform X2 — protein MFKYRVNYTCRSFVLFLVIQNCYESTFGQTQTIVFAQMTMQTQPPPSNTAGMSGMSCKCVPMGTCAAPTAAGIDIRIVNMGSTACTSGLQYCCTSNGNTASQLNDAACGRRKIPLTTQAPGIASYGAYPWQAALLMPNNNYIGSGVLLDSNNVLTAAHKVATLSNNGFKVRLGEWDAQSLSEQYPYQEYNVAKVFVHPSFNAQNLQNDVAIIRLSSTVPISSSPGISTICPPTGMPAAQTRCWVSGWGKNAFGPNGAYQSIMKEVDVPILDQGNCENRLRGTRLGQFFNLSRDSFMCAGGEANKDACTGDGGSPLVCQIQGQWQLVGLVAWGIGCAMSGVPGVYVNVPNYLTWIMQQIGRTD, from the exons ATGTTCAAATATCGCGTTAATTATACATGCCGTTCCTTCGTATTGTTTCTTGTCATTCAAAACTGTTACGAAAGTACATTTGGCCAAACACAGACCATTGTCTTTGCCCAAATGACTATGCAGACACAGCCACCCCCTTCCAACACCGCAg GGATGAGTGGCATGTCGTGCAAATGCGTTCCAATGGGCACATGTGCAGCGCCTACCGCAGCCGGAATTGATATACGAATCGTGAATATG GGTTCAACTGCCTGTACTAGCGGGCTTCAATATTGCTGCACATCAAATGGAAATACGGCGTCTCAACTAAACGACGCTGCTTGTGGTAGGAGGAAAATTCCACTGACAACACAAGCCCCAGGAATAGCGAGTTACGGTGCTTATCCGTGGCAAGCGGCTTTATTAATGCCGAATAACAATTATATTGGGTCTGGCGTTCTCTTGGATTCTAATAACGTTTTGACTGCTGCCCACAAAGTGGCTACACTCTC AAACAATGGCTTCAAAGTAAGACTCGGCGAATGGGATGCTCAAAGTTTGTCCGAGCAGTATCCGTACCAAGAATACAACGTGGCTAAAGTATTCGTTCACCCCTCGTTCAACGcgcaaaatttgcaaaatgatGTTGCAATTATAAGACTGAGTAGCACTGTTCCCATCTCCTCGAGTCCTGGAATAAGTACGATATGCCCTCCTACAGGAATGCCTGCGGCACAGACAag ATGCTGGGTTTCTGGATGGGGGAAAAATGCATTCGGACCAAATGGCGCCTACCAAAGTATCATGAAAGAAGTTGATGTACCCATTCTAGATCAAGGAAATTGCGAAAACCGACTGAGAGGAACGAGACTTggccaatttttcaatttaagtCGAGACAGCTTTATGTGCGCTGGTGGAGAAGCTAACAAGGACGCGTGCACG GGTGATGGTGGATCCCCATTGGTATGCCAAATACAGGGACAATGGCAACTTGTTGGCTTAGTTGCTTGGGGAATCGGATGTGCAATGTCGGGTGTACCCGGAGTATACGTAAATGTACCAAACTACCTCACTTGGATAATGCAGCAAATTGGCAGAACTGATTGA
- the LOC124221867 gene encoding phenoloxidase-activating factor 2 isoform X3, which translates to MSGMSCKCVPMGTCAAPTAAGIDIRIVNMGSTACTSGLQYCCTSNGNTASQLNDAACGRRKIPLTTQAPGIASYGAYPWQAALLMPNNNYIGSGVLLDSNNVLTAAHKVATLSNNGFKVRLGEWDAQSLSEQYPYQEYNVAKVFVHPSFNAQNLQNDVAIIRLSSTVPISSSPGISTICPPTGMPAAQTRCWVSGWGKNAFGPNGAYQSIMKEVDVPILDQGNCENRLRGTRLGQFFNLSRDSFMCAGGEANKDACTGDGGSPLVCQIQGQWQLVGLVAWGIGCAMSGVPGVYVNVPNYLTWIMQQIGRTD; encoded by the exons ATGAGTGGCATGTCGTGCAAATGCGTTCCAATGGGCACATGTGCAGCGCCTACCGCAGCCGGAATTGATATACGAATCGTGAATATG GGTTCAACTGCCTGTACTAGCGGGCTTCAATATTGCTGCACATCAAATGGAAATACGGCGTCTCAACTAAACGACGCTGCTTGTGGTAGGAGGAAAATTCCACTGACAACACAAGCCCCAGGAATAGCGAGTTACGGTGCTTATCCGTGGCAAGCGGCTTTATTAATGCCGAATAACAATTATATTGGGTCTGGCGTTCTCTTGGATTCTAATAACGTTTTGACTGCTGCCCACAAAGTGGCTACACTCTC AAACAATGGCTTCAAAGTAAGACTCGGCGAATGGGATGCTCAAAGTTTGTCCGAGCAGTATCCGTACCAAGAATACAACGTGGCTAAAGTATTCGTTCACCCCTCGTTCAACGcgcaaaatttgcaaaatgatGTTGCAATTATAAGACTGAGTAGCACTGTTCCCATCTCCTCGAGTCCTGGAATAAGTACGATATGCCCTCCTACAGGAATGCCTGCGGCACAGACAag ATGCTGGGTTTCTGGATGGGGGAAAAATGCATTCGGACCAAATGGCGCCTACCAAAGTATCATGAAAGAAGTTGATGTACCCATTCTAGATCAAGGAAATTGCGAAAACCGACTGAGAGGAACGAGACTTggccaatttttcaatttaagtCGAGACAGCTTTATGTGCGCTGGTGGAGAAGCTAACAAGGACGCGTGCACG GGTGATGGTGGATCCCCATTGGTATGCCAAATACAGGGACAATGGCAACTTGTTGGCTTAGTTGCTTGGGGAATCGGATGTGCAATGTCGGGTGTACCCGGAGTATACGTAAATGTACCAAACTACCTCACTTGGATAATGCAGCAAATTGGCAGAACTGATTGA
- the ZnT63C gene encoding proton-coupled zinc antiporter SLC30A1 yields the protein MGRYTGKKCRLLTMLWLTFIFFLVEIGFGYFTNSMALIADSFHMLSDGLALVVAFLSVKMSPKKWSKNTFGWARAEVLGALVNAVFLVALCFSITVEAFGRFIEPEEIHEPELLVVVGVTGLLVNVVGLCLFHEHGSSHGHAHGISRSHNRLSTLVGTDDNENEGQCRPPTPPVKRAHGHSHDAGQMNMRGVFLHVLSDALGSVIVIVSALIVWLTDWSFKRYIDPALSLLLVILILKSVWPLLRESALILLQTVPTHIQVDAIQQRLLDNVDGVLAVHEFHVWQLAGERIIASAHIRCRNLSEYMKIAEQVKEFFHNEGIHSTTIQPEFIDYHDNSAVQETPTEDCVLDCPKTDKPCNQATCCGPSKQGRETPSPGETPYMCRQRNSLARSNVAIEGMEQQEVNEMERGHLLSLPTPHHSVNLPYPLVNSPQA from the exons ATGGGCCGTTATACTGGGAAAAAATGTCGACTGCTAACAATGCTGTGGCTCacttttatcttctttttggTAGAAATAGGTTTTGGCTATTTCACCAACTCGATGGCTTTAATAGCTGATAGTTTTCACATGCTGTCGGATGGGCTTGCTCTAGTAGTGGCATTCCTCTCGGTGAAG ATGTCACCAAAGAAATGGTCGAAAAATACTTTCGGCTGGGCCAGGGCTGAGGTACTCGGTGCTTTGGTAAATGCAGTGTTTCTGGTTGCACTATGCTTCAGTATTACTGTTGAAGCATTTGGACGCTTCATAGAACCTGAAGAAATCCATGAGCCTGAACTTCTTGTCGTGGTTGGTGTAACGGGACTGCTAGTTAATGTGGTAGGACTGTGCTTATTCCATG AGCATGGAAGTTCTCATGGGCATGCACATGGAATTTCTCGAAGTCACAATCGGCTCAGCACTCTTGTTGGCACCGATGATAACGAAAATGAAGGACAGTGCAGACCTCCTACTCCACCAGTAAAGCGAGCACATGGTCATAGTCACGATGCTGGCCAAATGAATATGCGAGGTGTATTCCTCCACGTTTTGTCTGATGCACTGGGAtccgttattgttattgtttctGCGCTGATTGTATGGCTCACAGACTGGTCTTTTAA ACGTTATATAGATCCTGCGTTGTCGCTACTGTTGGTGATACTCATATTGAAATCCGTCTGGCCGTTATTACGGGAATCAGCTTTAATCTTACTGCAAACAGTCCCTACGCATATACAG GTTGACGCAATTCAGCAGCGCTTACTGGACAATGTTGACGGTGTGTTGGCGGTACATGAATTTCATGTATGGCAACTGGCTGGAGAACGAATTATAGCCTCTGCCCATATCCGTTGCCGTAATCTCTCCGAATATATGAAGATTGCTGAACAAGTTAAAGAGTTTTTCCATAACGAAGGAATTCACTCAACTACAATACAGCCGGAATTTATAGAT TACCATGACAATAGCGCAGTACAAGAAACCCCGACCGAAGATTGCGTCCTCGATTGCCCAAAGACCGACAAGCCATGCAACCAAGCTACCTGCTGTGGACCGTCAAAACAG GGTCGTGAAACGCCATCACCCGGAGAAACGCCATACATGTGCAGGCAGCGGAATAGTCTGGCAAGATCGAACGTCGCTATAGAAGGAATGGAACAGCAGGAGGTTAATGAAATGGAGCGCGGCCACTTGTTGTCGCTACCTACTCCTCATCATTCCGTCAACTTACCTTATCCTTTGGTCAACTCACCGCAGGCCTGA
- the LOC124221873 gene encoding mitochondrial inner membrane protease subunit 1, whose translation MLNKFSFKILGTIGTLLQYGCVTHCALEYVGDFVVCTGPSMEPTIYSNDVLLTEHVSPRLQRIHRGDIVIAKCPSNPCQHICKRVTGVPGDKIHDGFSTYIVPIGHVWLEGDNSNNSSDSRMYGPVPQALLRGRAMCKVWPPSNITVFTTNYAHHK comes from the exons atgttgaataaattttcattcaagatATTGGGCACGATAGGTACTTTATTACAATACGGGTGCGTAACTCACTGTGCGTTAGAATACGTCGGTGATTTTGTCGTG TGTACAGGGCCTTCCATGGAGCCAACAATTTACAGTAACGATGTACTACTAACGGAGCACGTATCACCGCGACTACAACGTATACACAGAGGAGATATAGTTATCGCAAAATGCCCATCGAACCCATGTCAACACATTTGCAAACGGGTGACTGGTGTCCCGGGAGACAAAATACATGATGGCTTTTCAACTTACATC GTACCTATTGGTCATGTTTGGCTCGAAGGTGATAATAGCAACAATTCATCGGATTCTCGTATGTACGGCCCCGTTCCACAGGCCCTGTTACGAGGTCGTGCAATGTGCAAAGTTTGGCCGCCCAGCAATATTACCGTGTTCACGACGAATTACGCCCACCACAAGTGA
- the egh gene encoding beta-1,4-mannosyltransferase egh, with protein MLSSRMKHILHCILLALVVVVFCLVSGGLRWNSDNQVKLDPWNDYGLVGAFVLYFLRILTFLSFPQVLFNFVGLTMYNAFPDKVVLKGSPLLAPFICIRVVTRGDYPHLVKTNVNRNMNKCTEAGLENFQIEVVSDKPIGLAPHRRVRELVIPANYRTSTGALFKARALQYCLENSVNELADHDWIVHLDEETLLTENSVRGILNFVLDGKHQFGQGLITYANEDVVNWITTLADSFRVADDMGKLRLQFSMFHKPLFSMKGSYVVTQVGAEKQVSFDNGLDGSVAEDCFFAMKAFSQGYTFNFVEGEMWEKSPFSLLDFLQQRKRWLQGILLVVHSKVIPIKKKILLAISCYSWVTLPLSTSNVILAGLCPITCPPVIDFLCGFIGAVNIYMYVFGVIKSFSLYRFGILRFMLCICGALSTIPFNILIENVAVIWGLFGKKHKFYVVNKEYKPPITV; from the exons ATGCTGAGCAGCAGAATGAAGCACATCCTGCACTGCATCCTTTTGGCATTGGTCGTGGTTGTGTTCTGTCTTGTGTCGGGTGGACTACGGTGGAATTCTGATAACCAAGTAAAATTGGACCCATGGAACGACTATGGACTCGTGGGGGCATTCGTTCTATATTTTCTTCGTATACTGACGTTCCTTTCTTTTCCTCAAGTGCTTTTCAACTTTGTTGGATTAACAATGTACAATGCATTCCCTGATAAAGTTGTTCTTAAAGGCTCACCCTTGCTAGCGCCTTTTATTTGTATAAGAGTAGTTACAAGAGGAGACTACCCTCATTTAGTGAAAACGAACGTAAATCGAAACATGAACAAGTGTACAGAAGCTgggcttgaaaattttcaaatagaaGTTGTTAGCGACAAGCCAATTGGTCTTGCACCGCATCGGAGAGTTAGAGAGCTTGTCATTCCAGCCAATTATCGAACTTCAACCGGTGCACTTTTTAAAGCTCGGGCATTGCAATATTGCCTTGAAAATTCCGTCAATGAATTGGCAGATCATGACTGGATCGTACATTTGGATGAAGAAACTTTGCTCACAGAAAACTCAGTTCGCGGTATACTTAATTTTGTACTTGACGGAAAGCATCAGTTTGGTCAAGGACTAATTACATATGCTAATGAAGATGTGGTCAACTGGATTACTACCCTTGCCGATAGCTTTAGAGTCGCTGATGATATGGGGAAGCTTAGACTTCAATTCTCCATGTTTCATAAACCACTGTTTAGTATGAAAGGCTCCTACGTTGTTACTCAG GTGGGTGCAGAAAAGCAAGTTTCATTTGACAATGGTTTAGATGGGTCGGTAGCTGAGGACTGTTTTTTTGCAATGAAGGCGTTCAGTCAAGGGTACACGTTTAATTTTGTGGAGGGTGAAATGTGGGAAAAATCACCATTTTCCTTACTGGACTTTTTGCAGCAGAGAAAAAGATGGCTGCAGGGTATACTGTTGGTCGTTCACTCGAAAGTAATTCCCATTAAAAAGAAGATACTGTTAGCAATATCTTGTTATTCATGGGTGACATTGCCTCTTTCTACTTCAAACGTAATATTAGCTGGTTTGTGTCCAATTACTTGTCCTCCAGTAATTGACTTTCTTTGTGGTTTTATCGGTGCAGTGAATATCTACATGTACGTATTTGGTGTCATCAAATCATTTTCTTTGTACCGTTTCGGTATATTACGATTTATGCTATGCATATGTGGAGCCTTGTCAACAATACCTTTCAacattttaattgaaaatgtaGCAGTCATTTGGGGTTTATTTGGTAAAAAACACAAGTTTTACGTTGTAAACAAGGAGTATAAGCCACCAATAACGGTCTAA